A genomic segment from Gilvibacter sp. SZ-19 encodes:
- a CDS encoding diacylglycerol kinase encodes MKDNFIAKRLKAFKYAGRGAWMLLKNEASIQVQAAIAVLMIVAGFYFDITTTQWALQFFAIGLVMAVEGANTAIEEIANFIHPDHHPKIGYIKDVAAGAVFFAAVIAIVIGCIIYIPYFN; translated from the coding sequence ATGAAAGACAATTTTATCGCCAAAAGATTAAAGGCGTTCAAATACGCCGGTCGCGGAGCCTGGATGTTGCTTAAAAACGAAGCCAGCATCCAGGTTCAGGCGGCTATTGCCGTGCTTATGATAGTGGCTGGTTTTTACTTTGACATTACCACCACCCAATGGGCCTTGCAATTCTTTGCCATTGGTCTGGTAATGGCTGTAGAAGGAGCCAATACGGCAATAGAGGAAATTGCCAACTTTATCCACCCAGACCATCACCCTAAAATTGGTTATATCAAAGACGTAGCTGCAGGGGCGGTATTTTTTGCTGCAGTTATCGCTATAGTGATTGGTTGTATCATCTATATTCCCTACTTTAACTAA
- the tpx gene encoding thiol peroxidase — translation MASITLGGNPAETIGNLPAVGTQAPDFKLVANDMSTKTMADYSGKRLILNIFPSVNTGVCAASARRFNEAASQLENTAVLCISKDLPFAQQQFCAAEGLENVHMLSDFKTGAFGQDYGATIKGSAFDALLSRAVVVTDENGKVIYNQQVAEIGEEPDYEAALAAL, via the coding sequence ATGGCTTCTATTACCTTGGGCGGAAATCCCGCCGAAACTATTGGCAACTTGCCTGCAGTAGGAACTCAAGCACCAGATTTTAAATTGGTTGCCAACGATATGTCTACCAAGACCATGGCCGATTACAGCGGCAAAAGACTGATCTTGAATATATTTCCTTCGGTCAACACCGGAGTTTGCGCAGCTTCAGCGCGTCGCTTCAACGAAGCGGCTTCACAATTAGAGAACACTGCTGTGTTGTGCATTTCTAAGGACCTGCCCTTTGCGCAACAACAGTTCTGTGCCGCAGAAGGCCTTGAGAATGTACATATGCTTTCTGACTTTAAAACCGGAGCCTTTGGCCAGGATTATGGCGCGACTATAAAAGGTAGTGCTTTCGATGCGCTGCTTTCGCGCGCTGTTGTGGTGACCGATGAGAACGGTAAGGTCATTTACAACCAACAGGTTGCAGAAATTGGCGAAGAGCCCGATTACGAGGCTGCACTTGCCGCATTATAA
- the nhaC gene encoding Na+/H+ antiporter NhaC has protein sequence MQNEQDNIEKIPMEDQKIIENRELNIWEALIPVIILMALLAYNIFAKDGVWLGDFSNQYILLLGGAAAMIMGFVNKVSLNLMLAEIWENLKSIFVPVLILLLVGALAGTWLVSGVIPAMVYYGLKVLSPEIFLPASVIISAIISIATGSSWTTSATVGIALVGIGIALGISPGMIAGAVISGAYFGDKMSPLSDTTNLAPAMAGTDLFTHIKYMSITTVPSILITLVVFAILSFSADVSGDADVSAILNTIDSTFNINPWLFGVPLVVIGMILLKAKPLVALSGGIIAAVIFALVFQSDVLASLGDSNIGVVVNAIFFDTAVATDNADLNDLFAAGGMWGMNWTIALIICAMVFGGVMDAIGALARITKALLSLADSIFGLFVSTVISCLGLNVVASDQYLALVIPGKMFKQAYEDRGLAPENLSRTLEDSGTVTSVLVPWNTCGAYQSGVLGVPVVDYFAFAIFNWLSPFMTLIFAAFRIKIRQLATAK, from the coding sequence ATGCAAAACGAGCAAGACAATATTGAAAAGATCCCCATGGAGGATCAGAAGATCATTGAAAACAGAGAACTCAATATCTGGGAAGCCTTAATACCTGTGATTATCTTAATGGCCTTGCTCGCCTACAACATATTTGCCAAAGACGGTGTTTGGCTTGGGGATTTCTCCAACCAATACATACTGCTTTTAGGAGGCGCTGCAGCAATGATCATGGGCTTTGTCAATAAAGTAAGCCTGAACCTAATGCTCGCAGAGATTTGGGAAAACCTAAAAAGTATTTTTGTTCCAGTACTGATCCTACTGCTCGTAGGCGCTTTGGCCGGAACTTGGCTGGTTAGTGGTGTAATTCCCGCTATGGTATACTACGGTCTTAAGGTATTGAGCCCTGAGATATTCTTGCCAGCCTCCGTGATCATCTCGGCAATTATTTCCATAGCTACCGGAAGCAGTTGGACCACCTCTGCAACTGTGGGAATTGCTTTGGTGGGTATTGGAATAGCTTTAGGTATCTCCCCAGGAATGATTGCAGGAGCTGTGATCTCTGGTGCCTATTTTGGAGACAAGATGTCTCCTCTGAGCGACACGACCAATTTAGCCCCAGCCATGGCGGGCACAGATCTTTTTACCCACATTAAATACATGTCTATCACCACAGTGCCATCTATTTTGATCACTTTGGTGGTTTTTGCCATTCTTTCTTTCAGTGCCGATGTAAGTGGAGATGCTGACGTCTCTGCAATATTAAATACGATAGACAGCACTTTTAATATCAACCCCTGGTTGTTTGGTGTTCCTTTAGTCGTCATTGGGATGATCCTACTTAAAGCCAAGCCCTTAGTGGCTCTCAGTGGTGGTATCATAGCAGCAGTGATCTTCGCTTTGGTATTTCAAAGCGACGTTCTGGCCAGCTTGGGCGATTCCAATATAGGCGTAGTTGTAAATGCTATCTTCTTCGATACTGCAGTAGCAACAGACAATGCCGATCTGAATGACCTTTTCGCCGCTGGAGGTATGTGGGGAATGAATTGGACCATCGCCTTGATCATTTGCGCTATGGTTTTTGGAGGCGTTATGGATGCTATAGGTGCTCTGGCAAGAATTACCAAGGCCCTTTTGAGCTTGGCAGATTCTATCTTCGGACTTTTTGTCTCAACAGTGATCAGTTGTTTGGGGCTTAATGTCGTTGCTTCGGATCAATATTTAGCCTTGGTGATCCCCGGAAAGATGTTCAAACAAGCTTATGAAGACCGCGGCTTAGCTCCGGAAAACCTTTCTAGAACCTTAGAAGATAGCGGGACAGTAACTTCGGTCTTGGTACCATGGAACACCTGTGGCGCTTATCAAAGTGGCGTTTTGGGAGTCCCAGTGGTTGACTACTTTGCCTTTGCGATCTTTAACTGGCTGAGTCCTTTCATGACGTTGATCTTCGCTGCTTTCCGCATAAAGATCCGTCAATTGGCAACCGCAAAATAA
- a CDS encoding aminotransferase class I/II-fold pyridoxal phosphate-dependent enzyme: MAFKPADNIQDLQYFGEFGGVNPSISDSSTYTFLSAKTMFDTFEGNADGCYLYSRHSSPSNLYLGEALAALEGTETANVTASGMGAICPVLLQLCGQGDHIVSSRTIYGGTYAFLKNFTPRLGIATSFVDITKLDVVEAAINKNTKVLYCEAVSNPLLEVADITALAELAKKHNLKLVVDNTFSPLSIPAGRLGADVVIHSLTKFINGSSDTVGGVICGTREFIDQLRNVNDGAAMLLGSTMDSLRASSILKNLRTLHIRMKQHSHNAFYLARAFESLGLKTVYPGLESHPSHGVFSKMMNSEYGFGGMLTIDVGSLEKANELMELMQERNLGYLAVSLGFYKTLFSAPGSSTSSEIPAEEQAEMGLSDGLIRFSVGLDNDITRTFAQMKACMEAVGVLQPATTI; this comes from the coding sequence ATGGCTTTCAAACCTGCAGACAACATCCAAGACTTACAATACTTCGGAGAATTCGGTGGCGTTAACCCATCGATCTCAGACTCCTCCACCTATACCTTCTTATCGGCCAAGACCATGTTCGATACTTTTGAGGGCAACGCAGACGGCTGTTACCTCTACTCCCGCCACAGCTCCCCGAGCAATTTGTATTTGGGAGAAGCGCTGGCTGCCTTAGAAGGGACCGAGACCGCAAATGTGACTGCCAGTGGTATGGGCGCCATTTGCCCTGTGCTCCTGCAGCTCTGCGGGCAGGGGGATCATATAGTTTCTAGCCGCACCATTTACGGCGGAACTTATGCCTTTCTAAAGAATTTCACCCCGCGCTTGGGAATTGCTACCAGTTTTGTAGACATCACCAAACTGGATGTGGTAGAAGCAGCCATTAACAAGAACACCAAAGTGTTGTATTGTGAGGCAGTGAGCAATCCGTTGCTTGAGGTGGCAGATATTACGGCCTTAGCTGAATTGGCCAAGAAGCACAATTTAAAGCTGGTAGTTGACAATACCTTCTCTCCGCTCTCAATTCCTGCAGGACGTTTAGGAGCAGATGTAGTGATCCACAGTTTGACCAAGTTCATCAACGGCTCTTCGGATACGGTGGGTGGTGTGATCTGTGGAACCCGAGAATTCATTGACCAATTGCGCAATGTGAATGACGGAGCTGCCATGCTCTTGGGTAGCACTATGGACAGTCTTAGAGCCTCGTCTATCCTAAAAAATCTCCGTACGCTGCACATCCGCATGAAACAACACAGCCACAATGCCTTTTATTTGGCCCGCGCCTTTGAAAGCTTAGGTTTAAAAACGGTTTATCCTGGTTTGGAATCACACCCAAGTCATGGAGTGTTCTCCAAGATGATGAACTCAGAATATGGTTTCGGAGGCATGCTGACCATAGACGTTGGCAGTTTAGAGAAAGCCAATGAGCTGATGGAACTTATGCAAGAGCGCAACTTAGGTTATTTAGCAGTTAGCTTAGGTTTCTACAAGACCCTATTCAGCGCTCCGGGAAGTTCAACCTCTTCGGAGATCCCCGCAGAAGAACAAGCGGAAATGGGCCTAAGCGACGGACTTATTCGTTTCTCCGTAGGCTTAGATAACGACATCACCAGAACCTTCGCGCAGATGAAAGCCTGTATGGAAGCTGTTGGTGTTTTGCAACCTGCAACGACTATCTAA
- a CDS encoding Lrp/AsnC family transcriptional regulator, with protein sequence MQLDQTDKQILNILQEDAKITNKELSSQLNLSPTAIYERIKKLERNDFIKNYVALLNDDKIERDFVVFCQIKLLQHAKDYLTTFEADIIALPEVLECYHISGDYDYLLKVAVKDMEAYRAFMVTKLTTLQYIGSTHSSFSISAVKHTTKHEMGNE encoded by the coding sequence ATGCAATTAGACCAAACGGATAAGCAGATTTTAAACATTCTGCAAGAGGACGCTAAAATCACCAATAAAGAACTGTCGTCGCAACTTAATCTTTCGCCTACGGCAATCTATGAGCGCATCAAAAAACTAGAGCGCAATGATTTCATCAAGAATTATGTGGCCTTGCTCAATGATGACAAGATTGAACGTGACTTTGTGGTTTTTTGTCAGATAAAACTGTTGCAACATGCCAAAGATTATCTGACCACCTTTGAGGCAGATATCATTGCTTTGCCAGAAGTTTTGGAATGCTATCACATTAGTGGCGATTACGATTATTTACTCAAAGTAGCGGTAAAGGACATGGAAGCTTACCGGGCCTTTATGGTTACTAAATTGACTACCTTGCAGTACATTGGTAGCACGCACAGTTCGTTTTCGATCAGTGCGGTTAAGCACACCACCAAACACGAAATGGGTAATGAATAA
- a CDS encoding CPBP family intramembrane glutamic endopeptidase: MNKQLLLGAEFLIFFVVLPVSFAWNYSIWIKAGLALAGLGYIIARLVKDPTKPLKWFNSYPWRSFLKRISLQFVIIAIVTTLFVLWKAPASLFCVPKSDPQLFIGILGVYTFLSVWPQELIYRTYFFSRFEALFPNKKVLIFVNAVIFSLAHIFFRNTLVSVLTFIGGLLFAYTYLKTRSTLLVSIEHAIYGNWLFTVGMGDMLAFPGMDACAA, from the coding sequence ATGAATAAACAACTGCTGCTTGGTGCAGAGTTTCTGATCTTCTTTGTGGTCTTACCGGTAAGCTTTGCTTGGAATTATTCTATATGGATAAAAGCCGGCTTGGCCTTGGCAGGCTTGGGTTATATCATTGCCAGATTGGTCAAGGACCCGACTAAACCGCTAAAGTGGTTCAATTCTTATCCTTGGAGATCCTTTTTAAAACGCATTTCGTTACAATTCGTGATCATTGCCATAGTGACGACACTTTTTGTCCTGTGGAAAGCGCCAGCGAGTCTATTTTGTGTGCCTAAAAGTGATCCGCAGCTGTTTATAGGCATCTTGGGGGTGTATACCTTTTTGTCCGTATGGCCACAAGAACTAATCTACAGAACCTATTTCTTTAGTCGTTTTGAAGCTTTGTTTCCCAATAAGAAGGTCTTGATCTTTGTCAATGCCGTTATCTTTTCTTTGGCGCATATCTTTTTTAGAAACACCTTGGTGAGTGTGCTTACCTTTATAGGCGGTTTGCTGTTTGCCTATACCTATCTGAAAACCAGATCCACACTATTGGTCAGCATAGAACACGCCATCTATGGCAATTGGTTGTTTACCGTTGGGATGGGAGACATGCTGGCTTTCCCGGGGATGGATGCCTGCGCTGCTTAG
- the lpdA gene encoding dihydrolipoyl dehydrogenase, translating to MSSFDVVVIGSGPGGYVAAIRCAQLGMKTALIEKYNTLGGTCLNVGCIPSKALLDSSHHYEDAVKHFEEHGIEVPGEVKVNLEKMIARKQDVVDQTTSGIDYLMKKNEITVFHGMGSFVDATHVKVDLTEGGEETLEAKNIIVATGSKPSTLPFITIDKERIITSTEALKMPEIPKHLVIIGGGVIGLELGQVYRRLGADVSVIEYMDRIIPTMDRAQSKELTKVMKKQGVKFHVSHQVTSVERNGDEVTIKANNKKGEEVSFTGDYCLVSVGRRPYTDGLAADKAGIQMDERGRIEVNEHLQTNVSNIYAIGDVVKGAMLAHKAEEEGVFVAETIAGQQPHINYNLIPGVVYTWPEVASVGKTEDQLKEENVDYKVGQFGMRALGRSRASGDIDGFVKILADAKTDEVLGVHMVGARVADLISEAVTAMEFRASAEDIARMSHAHPTYAEAVKEAALDATDKRPLHI from the coding sequence ATGAGTTCATTTGATGTAGTAGTAATCGGTTCGGGCCCTGGAGGCTATGTAGCAGCCATTCGTTGTGCGCAATTGGGTATGAAGACAGCCCTGATTGAAAAGTACAATACCCTGGGAGGTACCTGTTTAAATGTAGGTTGTATTCCGAGTAAGGCCCTGTTAGATTCTTCGCATCACTACGAAGATGCCGTAAAGCATTTTGAAGAGCACGGCATTGAAGTTCCGGGCGAGGTGAAAGTGAATTTAGAGAAAATGATCGCTCGCAAGCAGGACGTAGTGGATCAGACCACCTCTGGGATAGACTACCTAATGAAAAAGAACGAGATCACCGTATTTCACGGGATGGGCTCATTTGTAGATGCAACGCACGTAAAAGTTGACTTGACCGAAGGAGGCGAAGAGACCTTAGAGGCCAAGAACATCATAGTTGCTACCGGAAGTAAACCATCGACCTTACCTTTTATCACTATCGATAAGGAGCGTATAATAACTTCTACGGAGGCTTTAAAAATGCCAGAGATCCCAAAACACTTGGTTATCATTGGAGGAGGAGTTATTGGCCTTGAGCTAGGACAGGTTTACCGTCGTTTAGGGGCCGATGTTTCTGTGATCGAATATATGGATCGCATCATTCCAACAATGGACCGTGCTCAAAGCAAGGAACTTACCAAAGTGATGAAAAAACAAGGGGTGAAATTCCACGTTTCACATCAAGTTACTTCGGTGGAGCGCAATGGCGATGAGGTGACCATCAAAGCCAACAACAAAAAAGGCGAAGAGGTTAGCTTTACGGGAGACTATTGTTTGGTCTCTGTGGGGCGTCGTCCGTATACAGATGGATTGGCTGCCGATAAGGCAGGAATCCAAATGGACGAGCGCGGTCGTATTGAGGTGAATGAGCATCTGCAAACCAATGTATCTAATATCTATGCCATTGGCGATGTAGTTAAAGGTGCTATGTTGGCGCACAAAGCCGAAGAAGAAGGGGTATTCGTTGCAGAAACCATTGCCGGACAGCAGCCACACATCAACTACAATTTGATTCCTGGAGTTGTATATACTTGGCCAGAAGTTGCATCCGTAGGGAAAACCGAAGATCAGCTCAAAGAGGAGAACGTAGACTACAAAGTTGGACAATTCGGTATGCGTGCCTTAGGACGTTCTCGTGCTAGTGGAGATATAGACGGTTTTGTAAAGATCCTTGCCGACGCCAAGACAGACGAAGTCTTAGGTGTACATATGGTGGGAGCACGTGTAGCTGACCTGATCAGCGAAGCGGTAACTGCAATGGAGTTCCGCGCTAGCGCAGAAGATATTGCACGTATGAGTCATGCGCACCCAACCTATGCAGAAGCTGTTAAGGAAGCTGCCTTAGACGCCACAGACAAGCGTCCACTACATATCTAG